One region of Crateriforma spongiae genomic DNA includes:
- a CDS encoding sulfatase family protein, whose translation MLAGWIAAVSSLGVIAQAANQDKQDGNESAAKPNFVIIFADDQGYGDLSCFGSQTIATPNIDRLATDGRKFTNFMVASPVCTPSRAALLTGCYPKRVGMHQHVLFPASTKGLNPDEHTIADHLKGQGYATACFGKWHLGHHPEVLPISNGFDTYFGIPYSNDMNHPDNKGKPKGGPDGMDVLWKDPESTLTKWNTPLFEDDQIVELPVDQRTVTRRYTQKAIDFITDHRDGPFFVYLPHSMPHIPLYVPDDVRDPNPLNAYINVIEHIDTEVGRLLDTLDKLNLTENTYVIYTTDNGPWLTFKHHGGSAGPLRDGKGTTFEGGQRVPCLMRGPGIPAGTVCDALTGTIDVLPTIASITGTPLPDDKKIDGMDMSELWMGTIDQSPRDEFVYYTSRGDVEGIRLGKWKLLVKKPRQNKNAKNPKPAQVMLFDLSKDIGEQNNLADAKPDVVQRLRNRMMEADEEITRNAREPWHKEK comes from the coding sequence ATCTTGGCCGGCTGGATCGCCGCCGTTTCGTCACTGGGCGTCATTGCCCAAGCCGCAAACCAAGACAAACAAGACGGCAACGAATCAGCCGCCAAGCCCAACTTTGTGATCATCTTTGCCGACGACCAAGGCTACGGTGACCTCAGCTGTTTCGGATCGCAGACCATTGCCACGCCGAACATTGATCGCTTGGCCACCGACGGTCGAAAGTTCACCAATTTCATGGTCGCTTCACCGGTGTGTACCCCCTCGCGTGCCGCTTTGCTGACGGGGTGTTATCCCAAGCGGGTGGGCATGCACCAGCACGTTTTGTTTCCCGCATCGACCAAGGGCTTGAACCCAGATGAACACACGATCGCAGATCATCTGAAGGGACAGGGTTACGCAACGGCATGCTTTGGCAAATGGCACCTGGGCCATCATCCGGAGGTGTTGCCGATTTCCAACGGCTTTGACACCTATTTTGGGATCCCGTACTCCAACGACATGAACCATCCCGACAACAAAGGCAAACCCAAGGGAGGTCCCGATGGGATGGACGTTTTGTGGAAGGATCCGGAATCAACATTGACCAAGTGGAACACGCCTTTGTTTGAGGACGACCAGATTGTCGAACTGCCGGTCGACCAGCGGACGGTCACCCGACGGTACACCCAAAAGGCGATCGACTTTATCACGGATCATCGTGACGGTCCGTTCTTCGTTTATCTGCCACATTCGATGCCGCACATTCCGCTGTATGTCCCCGATGACGTTCGAGACCCCAATCCGCTGAACGCTTACATCAATGTCATTGAACACATCGATACCGAAGTCGGCCGATTGCTGGACACACTGGACAAGTTAAACCTGACCGAAAACACCTATGTCATCTACACGACGGACAACGGGCCTTGGCTGACGTTCAAGCATCACGGTGGATCGGCGGGACCATTGCGTGATGGCAAAGGAACGACGTTCGAAGGCGGACAGCGTGTCCCCTGCTTGATGCGCGGCCCCGGCATTCCCGCCGGCACGGTCTGTGACGCGTTGACGGGAACGATCGACGTCCTGCCGACCATCGCGTCGATCACCGGCACACCTTTGCCGGATGACAAGAAGATCGACGGCATGGACATGTCGGAATTGTGGATGGGCACGATCGATCAATCGCCCCGTGATGAGTTTGTCTACTACACGTCGCGCGGTGACGTGGAAGGCATTCGGTTGGGCAAGTGGAAACTGCTGGTCAAAAAGCCGCGCCAGAACAAGAACGCCAAAAACCCCAAGCCGGCTCAGGTGATGCTGTTTGATTTAAGCAAGGACATCGGCGAACAAAACAACCTGGCCGATGCGAAGCCCGACGTAGTGCAGCGTCTGCGGAATCGCATGATGGAGGCGGACGAAGAAATCACCCGGAACGCTCGGGAACCGTGGCACAAGGAAAAATAG
- a CDS encoding FG-GAP repeat domain-containing protein, with product MPSVSLIGFSRRILPALCLVASMMTAWNGDSSADPPSPEIRSSDPTASWQRHTIDNSLVGADGVRLGDFNHDGRTDIVTGWEESGVVRLYLHPGSGPATQPWPALTIGHGDSVEDAFPIDVDGDRQLEVISCHEGKTRKVMLHRPNGNTSETIDVRNPNQDATKRWRSQTLSSLASEQWMFGHGIQLHDGRQAVVFGSKGRNASITLLRPTVGTPETIEQWTPQRLRDAGWIMSLRCVDMDQDGDDDIVYSDRKGPLRGVGWLEQPDDLSGDSPWNDHILHQSDHEVMFLQADPNQLFVATRDGVWLRIDRNDDGTWHSRPFPNPAGVPHGKAIARLNDGRLVMTANTLDDADPTPAIGIWISDPQHTSWSRLGTAQGAKFDRIECVDIDGDGDQDILTCEERFALGVVWYENPQHDASQQSNR from the coding sequence ATGCCTTCTGTATCCTTGATTGGATTTTCGCGCCGCATCCTGCCAGCCCTTTGCTTGGTGGCATCAATGATGACCGCATGGAATGGCGATTCATCGGCTGATCCGCCGTCGCCTGAAATCAGGTCATCGGATCCCACCGCATCATGGCAACGGCACACCATCGACAATTCATTGGTCGGCGCCGACGGAGTCCGCTTGGGCGACTTCAACCATGACGGCCGAACCGACATCGTGACGGGATGGGAAGAATCCGGGGTGGTTCGTCTGTACTTGCATCCGGGTTCCGGCCCCGCGACACAGCCATGGCCGGCATTGACGATCGGCCACGGCGATTCGGTCGAGGACGCATTTCCGATCGACGTCGATGGCGATCGGCAGTTGGAAGTGATCAGTTGTCACGAGGGCAAAACACGGAAAGTCATGCTTCATCGACCAAACGGAAACACGTCGGAAACCATCGATGTTCGGAATCCCAATCAAGACGCGACAAAACGGTGGCGAAGCCAAACGCTGTCTTCACTGGCGTCAGAACAATGGATGTTCGGTCATGGCATTCAGTTGCATGACGGTCGACAAGCGGTTGTCTTTGGATCCAAGGGACGCAACGCGTCAATCACGCTATTGCGTCCCACCGTCGGGACGCCTGAAACGATCGAACAATGGACGCCGCAGCGATTAAGAGACGCGGGATGGATCATGTCATTGCGATGTGTCGATATGGATCAGGACGGCGATGACGACATCGTCTACAGCGACCGCAAAGGACCACTACGCGGGGTCGGCTGGCTGGAACAACCCGACGATCTTTCAGGTGACTCACCTTGGAATGACCATATCTTGCACCAGAGCGATCACGAAGTGATGTTCCTGCAAGCCGATCCCAATCAATTGTTCGTTGCGACCCGAGACGGTGTTTGGTTGCGTATCGACCGAAACGACGATGGGACCTGGCACAGTCGGCCGTTTCCCAACCCGGCCGGCGTGCCACATGGAAAAGCAATCGCAAGGCTGAATGACGGACGCTTGGTCATGACGGCCAACACGCTGGACGATGCCGATCCGACGCCAGCCATCGGAATCTGGATCTCGGATCCCCAGCACACGTCTTGGTCCCGGCTGGGGACCGCACAAGGCGCGAAGTTTGATCGCATCGAATGCGTGGACATCGACGGTGACGGCGATCAAGACATACTTACGTGCGAAGAACGATTCGCCTTGGGAGTGGTGTGGTACGAAAATCCACAGCACGACGCGTCCCAGCAATCCAACCGCTAA
- a CDS encoding S41 family peptidase, which translates to MPPRHLNFILFSAMVSLACYTTYQFIRPAIVVGDAIQLIDRYYVEPIDTDKLVDGAMDGVTGQLDENSSFIAQSDYQAFQDTINQEFAGIGILIEQPDEDQPVRVITPMVGSPALAAGFRPGDLIVRVEQTDTSAMTISDVSSLLRGPIGTQVDVGVRRGDETFDLSVKRESIPLESVVGDHRDADDRWVYRLKEDPRIAYIRLTTFGEKTPEELEAVLRDLDNDFEAMILDVRGNGGGLLTTAVSVCDMFLSDGLIVSTKIRGGVPEDRWEASPGVLVNPEIPLVVMVNGGSASASEIVAACFQDRGRAAVAGVRSYGKGTVQNILPLQFGRSALRLTVATFYRPSDRSIHRGLNATEEDDWGVKPNPGLVVPITESQSEKIADRWLQASYPLLAQEAQSEADDDTSATTDEESPLDDDSSANSAEDSSDSSGDTPMDDPLVDDGDVADPPLGPPITDDPPLDQAIHYLRDLIRQDALPDAPPQAVAA; encoded by the coding sequence ATGCCTCCACGGCACCTGAACTTCATACTTTTTTCGGCGATGGTGTCGCTGGCCTGTTACACGACCTATCAATTCATCCGCCCGGCGATCGTCGTCGGCGATGCGATCCAGTTGATCGATCGTTATTACGTCGAACCCATCGACACCGACAAATTGGTCGATGGCGCGATGGACGGTGTGACCGGCCAATTGGACGAAAACAGCAGCTTCATTGCTCAGTCGGACTATCAAGCCTTCCAAGACACGATCAACCAGGAATTCGCCGGCATCGGAATCCTGATCGAACAGCCGGACGAAGACCAGCCCGTCCGCGTCATCACGCCCATGGTCGGATCCCCGGCATTGGCAGCGGGGTTTCGCCCCGGCGACTTGATTGTCCGCGTCGAACAAACGGACACTTCGGCGATGACGATCAGCGATGTCAGTTCGCTGTTGCGAGGTCCGATCGGGACTCAGGTCGACGTGGGCGTCCGGCGCGGCGATGAAACGTTCGACCTGTCGGTGAAGCGAGAATCAATCCCTCTGGAATCGGTCGTCGGCGACCATCGCGACGCGGACGACCGGTGGGTCTATCGGCTGAAGGAAGATCCTCGGATCGCCTACATTCGCCTGACGACCTTTGGCGAAAAGACACCGGAGGAATTGGAAGCGGTTCTGAGGGATTTGGACAACGATTTCGAAGCGATGATTTTGGACGTCCGCGGCAACGGCGGCGGTTTGCTGACCACGGCGGTCAGCGTCTGTGACATGTTCCTTAGCGACGGCTTGATCGTCAGCACGAAAATTCGTGGTGGCGTTCCGGAAGACCGCTGGGAGGCATCGCCCGGCGTTTTGGTGAACCCCGAGATTCCGTTGGTCGTGATGGTCAACGGCGGCAGTGCCAGCGCCAGCGAAATCGTGGCCGCCTGCTTTCAGGACCGTGGCCGCGCCGCCGTCGCCGGTGTCCGCAGCTATGGCAAAGGCACCGTCCAGAACATCTTGCCGCTGCAATTCGGCCGCAGTGCGCTGCGTCTGACGGTCGCCACGTTCTATCGGCCAAGCGACCGAAGCATTCATCGCGGGCTCAATGCCACCGAAGAAGACGACTGGGGCGTGAAGCCGAATCCCGGCTTGGTGGTTCCGATCACCGAATCGCAGTCCGAAAAGATTGCCGACCGTTGGTTGCAGGCTTCCTATCCGTTGCTGGCCCAAGAAGCGCAATCGGAGGCCGACGACGATACGAGCGCGACGACGGATGAAGAATCGCCCCTGGACGATGACTCGTCAGCCAATTCCGCCGAGGATTCCTCGGATTCCTCCGGCGATACGCCGATGGATGATCCGTTGGTCGATGACGGTGACGTCGCCGATCCACCGCTCGGGCCGCCCATTACCGATGATCCTCCCCTGGACCAAGCGATCCATTATCTGCGTGACCTGATTCGCCAAGACGCACTTCCCGACGCGCCGCCGCAAGCCGTCGCGGCATGA
- a CDS encoding O-antigen ligase family protein translates to MSWLVILFVLASLPWLLVVAPRTEPVRFAAIILAIGTVFGPNFFSINGPVQLSLDRILLAGLVMLMAIRVLRFGDRIESLSRLDVVVVLFAVWSLANCAVYGLTKGDPPAIARWLFTVAVPVVIYFSVRIRPTAGDSHVRRNDSESRGDNFQRSVQWAITILITLCVYLALTSVFEQRGWRALVFPRFINDPEHWEFFGRGRGPLLNPIGNGMVITLGLCACIVRFFSSGRVGKIGYGTLAAITLAGAICTMTRSVWMGAFLAGGLLCFSRVPMRLRIVTIVAGAILIGAMFAGLKDHLLAFKRDESLSAAQTKESVELRPLLALVAYEMFKDRPITGHGFGQYRQKAKPYHTIRNYDMPLEKVRPYVQHNLFLSYLTDLGLVGLSLHLFVLVGIFCLAWGLKSTGKDDTATHAVGMLMVGWLAAYFVNGMFHDLSIITTMTSYLMFLVGLTVTSHQVQAVGTAGASAGVDRRAARSVVEGKVAGPTVGLA, encoded by the coding sequence ATGAGCTGGCTGGTCATTCTATTCGTTCTCGCGTCTTTGCCGTGGCTGTTGGTGGTCGCGCCGCGTACCGAACCGGTACGCTTTGCCGCCATCATTTTGGCCATCGGGACCGTTTTCGGACCCAACTTTTTCAGCATCAATGGCCCCGTTCAGCTGAGTTTGGATCGAATCCTGTTGGCCGGCCTGGTCATGCTGATGGCGATCCGTGTGTTGCGATTCGGCGATCGAATCGAATCGCTGTCACGGCTGGACGTCGTCGTGGTCTTGTTCGCCGTTTGGTCGCTGGCCAACTGTGCCGTCTATGGTTTGACCAAAGGTGACCCACCTGCGATCGCCAGGTGGTTGTTCACCGTTGCGGTGCCCGTCGTTATCTATTTCAGCGTTCGCATTCGCCCGACCGCCGGCGACAGTCACGTAAGGCGAAACGATTCAGAAAGTCGTGGCGACAACTTCCAGCGCAGCGTCCAGTGGGCCATCACGATTTTGATCACGCTGTGCGTCTATCTGGCGTTGACCAGCGTTTTCGAACAGCGCGGTTGGCGTGCACTGGTGTTTCCGCGATTCATCAATGATCCGGAGCATTGGGAGTTCTTTGGCCGTGGTCGCGGACCGTTGTTGAACCCGATCGGCAACGGCATGGTGATCACGCTGGGGCTATGTGCATGCATCGTTCGTTTCTTTTCCAGTGGACGTGTCGGAAAGATCGGATATGGAACATTGGCGGCGATCACGCTGGCCGGTGCCATTTGCACGATGACCCGCAGCGTTTGGATGGGCGCATTTTTGGCCGGCGGGCTGTTGTGCTTTTCCCGCGTGCCGATGCGGTTGCGGATCGTAACGATCGTCGCTGGTGCCATTTTGATCGGTGCCATGTTTGCCGGCTTGAAAGACCATCTGTTGGCATTCAAACGCGACGAATCATTGTCGGCGGCCCAAACCAAGGAAAGTGTGGAATTGCGACCGCTGTTGGCGTTGGTCGCCTATGAAATGTTCAAGGACCGTCCGATCACCGGACACGGGTTTGGTCAGTACCGCCAAAAAGCCAAGCCCTATCACACCATTCGCAATTACGACATGCCGCTGGAAAAGGTCCGGCCGTATGTGCAACACAACCTGTTTCTGTCCTACCTGACCGACCTGGGGTTGGTCGGTCTGTCTCTGCACCTGTTTGTCCTCGTCGGCATCTTCTGTTTGGCGTGGGGGCTGAAGTCGACTGGCAAGGACGATACTGCCACGCATGCGGTGGGCATGCTGATGGTCGGTTGGCTGGCAGCCTATTTCGTCAATGGAATGTTCCATGACCTTTCGATCATCACGACGATGACATCGTACTTGATGTTTCTGGTTGGATTGACCGTCACAAGTCATCAGGTGCAAGCGGTGGGAACCGCAGGGGCATCCGCTGGTGTCGATCGCCGTGCCGCCCGCAGTGTGGTTGAAGGCAAGGTCGCCGGCCCGACTGTGGGGCTGGCATGA
- a CDS encoding DUF4013 domain-containing protein, with product MNSPTAVFAPSAAIPATRSPASMPMSDQTATGQATARRTIKLGNRLGRLWRWLGRTVATSFNLASLIALLAVAAAVPVIQLVTLGYTVGVAGRIASGQSVLSSMPGLRQAGRVGLAAIVVFVFALPTKMLVHWASVAGLLGSPPTTVFLLHLASWLAAGVTLVYLCWAWIRGGRLVDYLWPAPIRFVKSAWRPSTWSTAADRLWRLTGSFDAMGHLWLGIQTFVGTLIWLIPAMLIIAANRNGKTGLAGLIGVLSLLALGLAMFYLPMLQVQFARERRFGALFDVKAVRLAFRRSPWAYTAAMLVSLVLAPIPLYLLKIEATPREVVWLPCVVFVTFMLPARICAGLAMRRAGRFTEVRRGFWPTTSRVLARLSMVPIVGLYLLFVYLSQYTSWDGLQTWIQQHAILVPYPFLGV from the coding sequence ATGAATTCGCCCACTGCCGTGTTTGCCCCATCCGCCGCGATTCCCGCGACGCGTTCGCCGGCGTCCATGCCGATGTCCGACCAAACAGCAACGGGGCAAGCAACGGCACGACGCACCATCAAGTTGGGCAACCGCCTGGGACGGCTTTGGCGTTGGCTGGGCCGAACAGTCGCCACCAGTTTCAACTTGGCATCGCTGATCGCGTTGCTGGCCGTTGCGGCCGCGGTTCCCGTGATTCAGCTGGTGACGTTGGGCTACACCGTTGGCGTGGCGGGACGCATCGCAAGCGGTCAATCTGTCTTGTCGTCCATGCCGGGATTACGCCAAGCGGGGCGTGTCGGCTTGGCCGCAATCGTCGTGTTCGTGTTTGCGTTGCCGACCAAGATGTTGGTCCATTGGGCTTCGGTCGCGGGCCTGTTGGGCAGCCCACCGACGACCGTTTTTCTGTTGCACCTGGCATCGTGGCTGGCCGCCGGTGTGACCCTGGTGTATCTGTGCTGGGCGTGGATTCGTGGCGGACGCCTGGTCGATTACCTGTGGCCGGCGCCAATACGTTTCGTCAAATCGGCTTGGCGTCCGTCGACCTGGTCAACCGCGGCGGACCGTTTGTGGCGGCTGACGGGAAGCTTTGACGCGATGGGGCATTTGTGGCTGGGAATCCAGACGTTCGTGGGGACATTGATCTGGTTGATCCCGGCGATGTTGATCATTGCCGCGAACCGCAACGGGAAAACGGGGCTGGCTGGTTTGATCGGTGTACTGTCGCTGTTGGCGCTCGGACTGGCGATGTTTTATTTGCCGATGCTGCAGGTCCAATTCGCCCGCGAGCGTCGTTTTGGCGCCTTGTTCGATGTCAAAGCGGTTCGTCTGGCGTTTCGCCGCAGCCCGTGGGCTTACACGGCGGCGATGCTGGTCAGCTTGGTCCTGGCACCGATCCCGTTGTATTTGCTGAAAATCGAAGCAACACCGCGTGAAGTCGTGTGGCTGCCGTGCGTGGTGTTCGTCACGTTCATGTTGCCGGCTCGGATTTGCGCGGGATTGGCGATGCGGCGTGCCGGTCGCTTTACCGAAGTCCGCCGTGGTTTCTGGCCCACGACCAGTCGTGTGCTGGCTCGCCTGTCGATGGTCCCGATCGTTGGCTTGTACCTGTTGTTCGTTTATCTTTCACAGTACACCAGCTGGGACGGTCTTCAGACGTGGATCCAGCAACACGCGATTCTGGTCCCCTATCCATTCTTGGGCGTATAG
- a CDS encoding DUF418 domain-containing protein has translation MATISGATRSTERIETLDLIRGFALLGILVMNVQSFAMPSAAYLNPTAYGDLTSWNYVVWYLGALLADTKFMSLFSTLFGAGIALMAQRAKRDGRPATALHYRRMAGLFVIGMVHAYVFWIGDILVPYAICGCLIYPLIGLRCRYLLALALGLLLVRIAIDLLFGWSMSYWDEAAAAQVAAEWRPDAQMLSRELAAYRGGWLDQSQYRVPGALSMQLFVFPVILSWRIASMMLIGVALMKMGVLSGRRSIFFYQTMTVIGLAIGLPVVAWGIWQHEQHQWDLGYSFFFGQIPNFVGSLFVAAGYIGGLEWIRRTRVGPTLADWLVPVGKTALTNYLMQTLICTTLFYGHMMGWLAMEGWFGSVSRVQQAVVVMAIWTFQLIASRWWVSRFRFGPMEFVWRWMTYAGRPRQSSAVSPLN, from the coding sequence ATGGCGACCATTAGCGGAGCGACGAGATCGACCGAGCGTATTGAAACGCTTGATTTGATCCGCGGATTCGCATTGCTGGGCATCTTGGTGATGAACGTTCAGTCGTTCGCCATGCCGTCGGCCGCCTATTTGAACCCGACGGCGTACGGTGATTTGACGTCTTGGAATTACGTCGTCTGGTATTTGGGGGCGTTGTTGGCCGACACCAAGTTCATGAGTTTGTTTTCAACGCTGTTTGGTGCCGGAATCGCGTTGATGGCCCAGCGGGCAAAACGGGACGGCCGACCGGCAACCGCCCTGCACTATCGACGCATGGCGGGCCTGTTTGTCATTGGCATGGTGCACGCCTATGTGTTCTGGATCGGCGATATCTTGGTGCCCTATGCGATTTGCGGGTGCCTGATCTATCCGTTGATCGGGCTTCGATGTCGATATTTGTTGGCGCTTGCCCTTGGCTTGCTTCTGGTTCGGATTGCGATCGACTTGTTGTTCGGCTGGTCGATGTCGTACTGGGATGAAGCGGCAGCGGCGCAGGTGGCTGCCGAATGGCGTCCGGATGCCCAGATGCTGTCGCGAGAATTGGCGGCATACCGTGGCGGTTGGTTGGATCAATCGCAGTACCGTGTTCCGGGAGCTCTTTCGATGCAGTTGTTTGTGTTCCCCGTCATTCTTTCTTGGCGGATTGCGTCGATGATGCTGATCGGTGTCGCCCTGATGAAAATGGGCGTTTTGTCCGGTCGCCGCAGCATCTTCTTTTATCAAACGATGACTGTCATCGGATTGGCGATCGGGTTGCCCGTGGTCGCGTGGGGCATCTGGCAACATGAACAGCACCAGTGGGACCTCGGGTACAGCTTCTTCTTTGGCCAGATTCCCAATTTTGTCGGCAGCCTGTTCGTCGCAGCCGGCTACATCGGCGGGCTGGAATGGATCCGCCGGACCCGAGTTGGCCCGACGTTGGCGGACTGGTTGGTACCGGTTGGCAAGACAGCTCTGACGAATTACCTGATGCAAACGCTGATCTGCACCACCCTGTTCTATGGACACATGATGGGGTGGCTGGCAATGGAGGGCTGGTTCGGTTCCGTATCTCGGGTGCAACAAGCGGTCGTGGTCATGGCCATCTGGACGTTTCAATTGATCGCGTCGCGATGGTGGGTTTCGCGTTTCCGTTTCGGGCCCATGGAATTCGTTTGGCGATGGATGACCTATGCCGGACGTCCCCGGCAATCATCGGCGGTAAGTCCGCTGAACTGA
- a CDS encoding glycosyltransferase: MKVLVTVGTEQFQFDRLMKAVERLAAGQAENQFVVQYGSSQYVPVGSNVEAFTLLPETRYRDVVRNSDVIMTHAGDGSLAMANQLEKPYLLVPRRAKLSEHVDDHQLELADLAGKNQVPTAVSPDVDWLCDELEGFTRQPRFQPFYIDKSRPCDRLRELTLGRRGKVMLVTSGGGHMDTMKAIRPFWDEFESRCWVTLNDTDVGDDSAATVYRGVGPTNRSLVKLCKNYACARRWIDRERPDVVLSTGAAIAVAVMRAAKDVHPATQTIFVEAPTRVADLSLSAKLAIWMRCLDAGTCFHEPIAQQYGHFHLV; encoded by the coding sequence ATGAAAGTCTTGGTAACCGTCGGGACCGAACAGTTCCAGTTTGATCGATTGATGAAAGCCGTCGAACGGTTGGCGGCGGGTCAGGCCGAAAACCAGTTTGTCGTGCAGTATGGATCCAGCCAGTATGTGCCTGTTGGATCCAACGTCGAAGCATTCACGCTGTTGCCGGAAACTCGATATCGTGATGTCGTTCGCAACAGTGATGTGATCATGACCCATGCCGGCGACGGCAGTTTGGCAATGGCCAATCAACTGGAAAAGCCTTATCTGTTGGTCCCACGGCGTGCCAAGCTTTCGGAACACGTCGACGACCATCAATTGGAACTGGCGGATCTGGCCGGAAAAAATCAAGTGCCGACGGCTGTCTCACCCGATGTGGATTGGTTGTGTGACGAACTGGAAGGTTTCACTCGGCAACCGAGATTTCAGCCGTTTTATATCGACAAATCTCGCCCATGCGACCGTTTGCGTGAATTGACCCTGGGACGCCGCGGGAAAGTCATGTTGGTGACTTCGGGCGGCGGACACATGGACACGATGAAAGCGATTCGTCCGTTCTGGGATGAATTCGAATCACGCTGTTGGGTCACGTTGAACGATACCGATGTCGGAGACGATTCGGCGGCGACGGTTTATCGAGGTGTCGGGCCCACCAACCGCAGTCTTGTCAAACTGTGCAAAAACTACGCGTGTGCCAGACGCTGGATCGATCGTGAACGTCCAGATGTCGTACTTTCGACCGGGGCAGCGATTGCCGTCGCGGTGATGCGGGCCGCCAAGGATGTGCATCCGGCCACACAAACGATCTTCGTGGAAGCGCCGACGCGTGTCGCCGATCTGTCATTGAGTGCAAAATTGGCGATCTGGATGCGGTGCTTGGATGCGGGAACCTGCTTTCATGAACCGATCGCCCAGCAATACGGCCACTTTCACCTGGTTTAG
- a CDS encoding cation:proton antiporter domain-containing protein, with protein sequence MLLAASLLAGLVGEWLRLPKVTAYLIAGLLLGPSVFDLVPHDHHEFLEPLTKLAMALVLFHLGAQFPMEQMRRLAAKAIPLSLGEIFLTVALVTAGLILLDVSGSKALLLGTLAVATAPATTMLVLRETGAAGPVTTMTGTLVTLNNIAAVVLFELVWLGIQLAGGESDVQPVQVLATLGIDLFGSAFLGFLGGLVVSYSCELLSPGRWLVLLIGVSGLLLGISESLDLPYMLTFLVLGVVVVNSSGAAEKIIGQFDSIGGLLTVVFFSVHGSEMNLQLLWQVGTVGVAYVVLRCVGKVLGVYFTAPYASVSREVQVWLGPALLAQAGAAISLATTAKTRDPEMGGDVQAIILGTVIFFEIIGPLLTRRSVLQSGEMPIANSIHHTFGTPMSALRNVWTRLSGSAGLTGREPQTDRMNVEQVMRRSVDGIAESADFNEVLHFVENSHDNTFPVLDDRRAVVGLIRFDLLNQACFDPHEDHLLLASDLATPPEVLLRPSQPVRDAVELFRQTTDDCVPVVSDDSPHVLIGTLRRGDLTNLLIRDRNQKNRQQSKSDQNGDH encoded by the coding sequence ATGTTACTGGCTGCCAGTCTGCTGGCCGGTTTGGTGGGCGAATGGTTGCGGCTGCCCAAGGTAACGGCATATTTGATTGCCGGATTGTTGCTGGGGCCCAGTGTTTTCGACTTGGTTCCGCACGATCACCACGAGTTCTTGGAACCGCTGACGAAGCTGGCGATGGCGCTGGTGCTGTTTCATCTGGGGGCTCAATTCCCGATGGAGCAAATGCGGCGGTTGGCGGCCAAGGCGATTCCGCTGTCACTGGGGGAGATTTTTTTGACGGTGGCCTTAGTCACCGCTGGATTGATCCTGTTGGACGTCAGTGGTTCGAAAGCTTTGCTTTTGGGAACGTTGGCAGTGGCGACTGCCCCGGCGACGACGATGTTGGTGCTTCGCGAAACGGGAGCGGCCGGTCCGGTGACGACGATGACTGGTACTTTGGTCACGTTGAACAATATCGCCGCGGTGGTGTTGTTCGAATTGGTTTGGCTGGGGATCCAGCTGGCCGGCGGCGAATCCGATGTTCAGCCGGTCCAGGTGCTGGCAACGCTGGGGATCGATCTGTTCGGATCAGCGTTTTTGGGTTTCCTGGGTGGATTGGTGGTCAGTTACTCATGTGAATTGCTCAGCCCTGGTCGCTGGTTGGTTTTGTTGATCGGCGTGAGCGGATTGTTGCTGGGCATCAGCGAATCGTTGGACTTGCCCTACATGTTGACCTTCCTCGTGCTGGGCGTGGTGGTGGTCAATTCATCCGGCGCGGCGGAGAAAATCATCGGCCAGTTTGATTCGATTGGCGGTTTGTTGACGGTCGTCTTCTTTTCCGTCCATGGATCGGAAATGAACTTGCAATTGCTTTGGCAGGTCGGAACGGTCGGTGTTGCTTATGTGGTCTTGCGATGTGTCGGTAAAGTCCTGGGCGTGTATTTCACCGCTCCCTATGCATCGGTGTCACGTGAGGTCCAAGTGTGGCTGGGGCCGGCATTGCTGGCTCAGGCGGGCGCGGCCATTTCGCTTGCGACCACGGCCAAAACACGCGACCCGGAAATGGGCGGCGACGTTCAAGCAATCATTCTGGGAACGGTGATCTTCTTCGAAATCATCGGACCGTTGTTGACGCGACGATCGGTATTGCAAAGTGGCGAAATGCCCATCGCCAATTCGATTCACCATACGTTCGGCACCCCGATGTCAGCGCTTCGCAATGTTTGGACACGATTGTCGGGATCGGCGGGGCTGACGGGGCGTGAACCCCAGACGGACCGAATGAACGTGGAACAGGTGATGCGTCGCAGTGTCGACGGAATCGCGGAAAGTGCTGATTTCAATGAAGTTTTGCACTTCGTCGAAAATTCGCACGACAATACGTTTCCCGTGTTGGATGACCGGAGAGCGGTGGTGGGTTTGATCCGATTTGATTTATTGAACCAAGCTTGCTTCGATCCGCACGAAGATCATTTGTTGCTGGCCAGCGATTTGGCCACACCGCCCGAAGTGCTGTTGCGTCCCAGCCAACCGGTGCGCGACGCCGTCGAACTGTTTCGACAGACGACCGATGACTGTGTGCCGGTGGTCAGCGATGATTCACCTCATGTTTTGATCGGGACGCTGCGTCGTGGCGACCTGACGAATCTGCTGATTCGCGATCGCAACCAAAAGAATCGCCAACAATCCAAGAGCGACCAGAATGGCGACCATTAG